The following are from one region of the Methyloversatilis discipulorum genome:
- the ccoO gene encoding cytochrome-c oxidase, cbb3-type subunit II: protein MAASKHEAIERNVGLLAILTVITIAIGGLVEIVPLFFQHSTTEPVKGVEPYGPLQLAGRDIYIREGCYNCHSQMIRPFRAETERYGHYSVAGEFVYDRPFQWGSKRTGPDLARVGGRYSDEWHRVHLINPRDVVPESNMPAFPWLERPVDASTIEQRMRALTVVGTPYTEEQMKGAAAELKGKTEMDALIAYLQGLGTAIKRVN from the coding sequence ATGGCTGCATCCAAACACGAAGCAATCGAACGCAACGTCGGCCTGCTGGCGATCCTGACGGTGATCACCATCGCCATCGGCGGTCTGGTCGAAATCGTTCCGCTGTTCTTCCAGCACTCGACCACCGAACCGGTCAAGGGCGTCGAGCCGTACGGCCCGCTGCAACTCGCCGGACGCGACATCTACATCCGCGAGGGCTGCTACAACTGTCATTCGCAGATGATCCGTCCGTTCCGTGCCGAGACCGAGCGCTATGGCCACTACTCGGTCGCTGGCGAGTTCGTCTATGACCGTCCGTTCCAGTGGGGCTCCAAGCGTACCGGTCCGGATCTGGCCCGCGTCGGCGGTCGCTACTCCGACGAGTGGCACCGCGTGCACCTGATCAATCCGCGCGATGTCGTGCCGGAATCCAACATGCCGGCCTTCCCCTGGCTCGAGCGTCCGGTCGACGCCAGCACCATCGAGCAGCGCATGCGTGCGCTGACCGTAGTCGGCACGCCCTACACCGAAGAGCAGATGAAGGGCGCAGCGGCCGAACTGAAGGGCAAGACCGAAATGGATGCCCTGATTGCCTACCTGCAAGGTCTGGGCACCGCGATCAAGCGTGTGAACTGA
- a CDS encoding H-NS histone family protein, with the protein MIRPEGYVLARLRVLTHVKRSIVSRCFTVAACAPMPAAFFPRKMIFDADRIKKRTSIKSIYGMKFRAYHSISSTHGDNAMSGQSYDELMAKIAELQQQAEAVRRAELEAVISDVRAKIKKYNLSASDVGLAGGAARRSGRPAAAAKVKIAPGKYRNPATGEIKEIGAAGRKPGWLAAMSADELSAARVS; encoded by the coding sequence ATGATCCGGCCCGAAGGGTATGTGCTCGCCCGCTTGCGGGTCTTGACCCACGTCAAGCGCTCTATCGTTTCACGCTGTTTCACCGTCGCGGCGTGCGCACCGATGCCTGCCGCATTTTTCCCACGGAAAATGATATTCGACGCTGATCGAATCAAGAAAAGAACTTCGATCAAATCAATTTACGGAATGAAATTCCGCGCTTATCATTCGATTTCCTCAACCCATGGAGACAACGCAATGTCCGGTCAGAGCTACGACGAATTGATGGCAAAAATCGCGGAACTGCAGCAGCAGGCAGAAGCAGTGCGCCGAGCGGAGCTCGAAGCAGTCATTTCGGACGTGCGTGCCAAGATCAAGAAATACAATCTGTCGGCCTCCGATGTTGGCCTTGCTGGCGGTGCAGCACGTCGCTCGGGTCGCCCGGCTGCAGCAGCCAAGGTAAAGATCGCTCCCGGCAAATATCGCAATCCGGCCACCGGCGAAATCAAGGAAATCGGTGCTGCCGGCCGTAAGCCGGGTTGGCTCGCAGCGATGAGCGCCGACGAACTTTCGGCCGCTCGCGTGTCCTGA
- a CDS encoding FixH family protein, whose product MNNDASMQLPWYRHRWPWILAAGPVTVIIAGVITTWLAATGNTALVADDYYKQGLAINRTIERERKATELGVELSVSATPAGADDTRFDLALRMADATAMPARLRVLLAHPTRSELDRELLFDGQDGHFGGVVRALQPTHWKLVIEDEARSWRVQQSLTVEASGG is encoded by the coding sequence ATGAACAACGACGCATCGATGCAGTTGCCGTGGTACCGCCATCGCTGGCCGTGGATACTTGCGGCCGGGCCGGTCACCGTCATCATCGCCGGCGTGATCACCACCTGGCTGGCTGCGACCGGCAATACGGCGCTGGTCGCCGACGATTACTACAAGCAGGGCCTGGCCATCAATCGCACGATAGAGCGCGAGCGCAAGGCGACCGAACTTGGGGTCGAACTGTCCGTGTCGGCGACGCCGGCCGGCGCCGATGACACCCGCTTCGATCTGGCTCTGCGCATGGCTGATGCGACCGCGATGCCGGCGCGTCTGCGCGTGCTGCTGGCGCACCCGACACGCAGCGAACTCGACCGAGAACTGCTGTTCGACGGGCAGGACGGGCATTTCGGCGGCGTCGTGCGTGCCCTGCAGCCGACCCACTGGAAGCTGGTGATCGAGGACGAGGCGCGCAGCTGGCGCGTGCAGCAGTCGCTGACGGTGGAGGCGAGCGGTGGCTAG
- a CDS encoding cbb3-type cytochrome oxidase subunit 3 translates to MELDINALRSAVTVAGFACFVAIVIMAWRPGAQRAHNEAAMLPFADDDRAHTETGEQK, encoded by the coding sequence ATGGAACTCGACATCAACGCACTGCGCTCGGCAGTCACCGTCGCGGGCTTCGCCTGCTTCGTCGCCATCGTGATCATGGCCTGGCGTCCGGGCGCGCAGCGCGCCCACAACGAGGCAGCGATGCTGCCCTTCGCCGACGACGATCGCGCGCACACCGAAACCGGAGAACAAAAGTGA
- the ccoP gene encoding cytochrome-c oxidase, cbb3-type subunit III, with the protein MSDFINDFWNMYVVVLVVASIAFCAFIILSNRGARPKGQVELHGHQWDETLAEWNNPLPRWWVWLFWITIVFAIVYLAAYPGLGNFGGKLAWSSTGAYDKEVKEAEAKVAPLFERYAGLDVKEVAADPEARAMGERLYLNNCAQCHGTDARGSRGFPNLTDADWLYGGEPEAIKATLVNGRNGAMPAFGAILDGEQQRDVVHYVRSLSGMAADGVRVQRGKAVFGANCAACHGADGKGNQMVGAPNLTDGIWLYGSTEAIVLQSVAKGRNGHMPAHGELLGDKKIHLVAAYVWGLSNNAGGAK; encoded by the coding sequence GTGAGCGACTTCATCAACGACTTCTGGAACATGTACGTGGTGGTGCTCGTCGTCGCCAGTATCGCGTTCTGTGCCTTCATCATCCTGTCCAACCGTGGCGCCCGTCCGAAGGGACAGGTCGAACTGCACGGTCATCAGTGGGACGAAACGCTGGCCGAGTGGAACAACCCGCTGCCGCGCTGGTGGGTGTGGCTGTTCTGGATCACCATCGTGTTTGCCATCGTCTATCTGGCCGCTTACCCGGGCCTGGGCAACTTCGGCGGCAAGCTTGCGTGGTCGTCCACCGGCGCCTACGACAAGGAAGTGAAGGAGGCCGAAGCCAAAGTGGCGCCGCTGTTTGAGCGCTACGCCGGTCTCGACGTGAAGGAAGTGGCGGCCGATCCTGAAGCACGCGCCATGGGCGAACGTCTCTACCTGAACAACTGCGCCCAGTGCCACGGCACCGACGCACGCGGTTCGCGCGGCTTCCCCAACCTGACCGACGCCGACTGGCTGTATGGCGGCGAGCCCGAGGCGATCAAGGCCACGCTGGTCAATGGTCGCAACGGTGCGATGCCGGCCTTCGGCGCCATCCTCGATGGCGAGCAGCAGCGCGACGTGGTGCATTACGTGCGCTCGCTGTCGGGCATGGCGGCGGATGGCGTGCGCGTGCAGCGTGGCAAGGCGGTGTTCGGTGCGAACTGCGCGGCCTGCCATGGCGCCGACGGCAAGGGCAACCAGATGGTGGGTGCGCCCAACCTGACCGACGGCATCTGGCTGTACGGCAGCACTGAAGCAATCGTGCTGCAGTCGGTGGCCAAGGGGCGCAATGGCCATATGCCGGCGCACGGCGAACTGCTCGGCGACAAGAAGATCCACCTCGTCGCAGCCTACGTCTGGGGCCTGTCGAACAACGCGGGTGGAGCGAAGTAA
- the ccoN gene encoding cytochrome-c oxidase, cbb3-type subunit I — MGSVHGTYDYRVVRQFALMTVVWGIVGMLVGVVIAAQLVWPQLNVGEWFHFGRLRPLHTNAVIFAFGGCALMATSFFVVQRTCHTRLFAPWLAEFVFWGWQLVIVLAAVTLPLGYTSGKEYAELEWPIDVLITLVWVAYAVVFFGTIAKRRTSHIYVANWFYGAFILTVAVLHLVNSAAIPAGFWKSYSAYAGVQDAMVQWWYGHNAVGFFLTAGFLGMMYYFVPKQAERPVYSYRLSVVHFWALIFTYMWAGPHHLHYTALPDWTQSLGMVFSLILLAPSWGGMINGIMTLSGAWHKLRTDPILKFLITSLSFYGMSTFEGPMMSIKTVNALSHYTDWTVGHVHSGALGWVAMISIGSIYYLIPRLFGQEKMYSIPAISIHFWMSTLGVVLYIASMWIAGVMQGLMWRAINDDGTLTYTFVESVKASYPFWFIRFLGGALFLSGMFVMAWNVWKTIAGQKPYNAPVVAPAAAHA, encoded by the coding sequence ATGGGGTCCGTTCACGGCACCTACGACTACCGGGTGGTGCGGCAGTTCGCACTGATGACGGTGGTGTGGGGCATCGTGGGCATGCTGGTCGGCGTGGTCATTGCCGCCCAGCTGGTCTGGCCGCAACTTAATGTCGGCGAGTGGTTCCACTTCGGCCGACTGCGGCCGCTACACACCAACGCGGTCATCTTTGCCTTCGGCGGCTGTGCGCTGATGGCGACTTCGTTCTTCGTCGTGCAGCGCACTTGTCACACACGGCTGTTCGCACCGTGGCTGGCCGAGTTCGTGTTCTGGGGCTGGCAACTGGTGATCGTGCTGGCCGCGGTCACGCTGCCGCTGGGCTACACCTCGGGCAAGGAGTACGCCGAGCTCGAGTGGCCGATCGACGTGCTGATCACGCTGGTCTGGGTGGCTTACGCGGTCGTGTTCTTCGGCACCATCGCCAAGCGCCGCACCTCGCACATCTATGTCGCGAACTGGTTCTACGGCGCCTTCATCCTGACCGTCGCGGTACTGCACCTGGTCAATAGCGCGGCCATCCCGGCCGGCTTCTGGAAGTCCTACTCGGCCTACGCCGGCGTGCAGGACGCCATGGTGCAGTGGTGGTACGGCCACAACGCGGTCGGCTTCTTCCTGACCGCTGGCTTCCTCGGCATGATGTATTACTTCGTGCCCAAGCAGGCCGAGCGTCCGGTCTATTCCTACCGCCTGTCGGTGGTGCACTTCTGGGCACTCATCTTCACCTACATGTGGGCGGGCCCGCACCACCTGCACTACACCGCGCTGCCGGACTGGACTCAGTCGCTGGGCATGGTGTTCTCGCTCATCCTGCTCGCACCGAGCTGGGGCGGCATGATCAACGGCATCATGACGCTGTCGGGCGCCTGGCACAAACTGCGCACCGATCCGATCCTGAAGTTCCTGATCACCTCGCTGTCCTTCTACGGCATGTCGACCTTCGAAGGTCCGATGATGTCGATCAAGACGGTCAACGCGCTGTCGCACTACACCGACTGGACCGTCGGTCACGTGCATTCGGGCGCGCTGGGCTGGGTGGCGATGATCTCCATCGGCTCGATCTACTACCTGATCCCGCGCCTGTTCGGCCAGGAGAAGATGTACTCGATACCGGCCATCAGCATCCACTTCTGGATGTCCACCCTCGGCGTCGTGCTCTACATCGCCTCGATGTGGATCGCCGGCGTGATGCAGGGCCTGATGTGGCGCGCCATCAACGACGACGGCACGCTCACCTACACCTTCGTCGAAAGCGTCAAGGCCAGCTATCCGTTCTGGTTCATCCGCTTCCTCGGCGGCGCGCTCTTCCTGTCCGGCATGTTCGTCATGGCCTGGAACGTGTGGAAGACCATCGCCGGCCAGAAGCCGTACAACGCACCGGTGGTGGCGCCTGCTGCCGCGCACGCCTGA
- the ccoG gene encoding cytochrome c oxidase accessory protein CcoG, whose amino-acid sequence MIPITDVSSDEGDLYAARKKIQPRSIKGRFNNVRWAMVWITQIVFYGLAWLPWNDRQAVLFHLVERKFYIFGIVLWPQDVLFLALLLIISALGLFLVTAVAGRVWCGYACPQSVYTEIFMWIERHIEGDRSARMKLDAAPMSARKLGLRAAKFGAWGALALWTGFTFVGYFTPIRELASEIAAWSLGPWEAFWMFFYAAFTYVFAGHMREQVCKYMCPYARFQGVMFDPDTLIVSYDANRGEPRGNKKKAREGQVVGDCVDCDWCVQVCPTGIDIRNGLQYECIGCALCIDACDQVMDKVGRPRGLIAYTTERTLLAKKPAHEGWREVMAHILRPRVILYTTLLAVIVSGFAWALFTRTPVKMNVLRDRATLAREVEGGKIENVYRLRIMNTSEVARRYVLEVEGLPGAAIADLREIEVEAAGSRDIAARVQVDAEALQPGSHEIYFNLQAVDAPDIRVHEKTSFLQPR is encoded by the coding sequence GTGATTCCGATCACCGATGTGTCGTCGGATGAGGGAGATCTGTACGCGGCGCGCAAGAAGATCCAGCCGCGCAGCATCAAGGGGCGCTTCAACAACGTACGCTGGGCCATGGTGTGGATCACGCAGATCGTGTTCTACGGCCTGGCCTGGCTGCCCTGGAACGACAGACAGGCCGTGCTCTTCCATCTGGTCGAGCGCAAGTTCTACATCTTCGGCATCGTCCTGTGGCCGCAGGACGTGCTCTTCCTCGCGCTGCTGCTGATCATCAGCGCGCTCGGACTGTTCCTGGTCACCGCAGTGGCCGGGCGTGTCTGGTGCGGCTACGCCTGTCCGCAGTCGGTCTACACCGAAATCTTCATGTGGATAGAGCGGCACATCGAGGGCGACCGTTCGGCCCGCATGAAGCTGGACGCGGCGCCGATGAGCGCGCGCAAGCTCGGTCTGCGTGCCGCGAAGTTTGGCGCTTGGGGTGCGCTGGCCCTGTGGACGGGTTTCACCTTTGTCGGTTACTTCACGCCGATACGCGAACTGGCATCCGAGATCGCCGCCTGGTCGCTCGGTCCGTGGGAGGCGTTCTGGATGTTCTTCTACGCCGCCTTCACCTACGTGTTCGCCGGTCACATGCGCGAGCAGGTATGCAAGTACATGTGCCCGTATGCCCGCTTCCAGGGCGTCATGTTCGATCCCGACACCCTGATCGTCAGCTACGACGCGAACCGGGGCGAGCCGCGCGGCAACAAGAAGAAGGCGCGCGAGGGGCAGGTGGTCGGCGACTGCGTCGATTGCGACTGGTGCGTGCAGGTCTGTCCGACCGGCATCGACATCCGTAACGGCCTGCAGTACGAGTGCATCGGCTGTGCGCTCTGTATCGACGCCTGCGACCAGGTGATGGACAAGGTCGGCCGCCCGCGCGGACTGATCGCCTACACCACCGAACGCACGCTGCTGGCGAAGAAGCCGGCACACGAGGGCTGGCGCGAGGTGATGGCGCATATCCTGCGACCGCGCGTCATCCTCTACACCACGCTGCTGGCCGTCATCGTGTCCGGTTTTGCCTGGGCACTGTTCACCCGTACGCCGGTCAAGATGAACGTGCTGCGCGACCGCGCCACGCTGGCGCGCGAGGTCGAGGGCGGCAAGATCGAGAACGTCTATCGGCTGCGCATCATGAACACCTCGGAAGTCGCACGGCGCTACGTGCTCGAGGTCGAAGGTCTGCCGGGTGCTGCCATCGCCGACCTGCGCGAAATCGAGGTCGAAGCGGCCGGGTCGCGCGACATCGCCGCACGGGTGCAGGTCGATGCCGAAGCCCTGCAGCCGGGCTCCCACGAAATCTATTTCAACCTGCAGGCCGTCGATGCACCGGATATCCGCGTGCATGAGAAGACGTCCTTCCTGCAGCCGAGGTAA
- a CDS encoding universal stress protein — protein MFRHVLVPIDGSDLSKAAVKHAVCFAKDVKGRVTFLYVMKDYHVSALHSEQDEENIDPIAPNDFTDAMRTHADRILQSARAEAEADGVQVDSIAVTHDEPHKAIIEVALKRNADVIFMASHSRRGLANLLLGSVTQKVLSNSKIPVLVYR, from the coding sequence ATGTTTCGCCACGTACTCGTACCGATCGATGGTTCGGATCTTTCCAAGGCCGCAGTCAAGCATGCCGTCTGCTTCGCCAAGGACGTGAAGGGTCGCGTCACTTTCCTGTACGTGATGAAGGACTATCACGTATCGGCGCTGCACAGCGAGCAGGACGAGGAGAACATCGACCCGATTGCACCGAACGACTTCACCGACGCGATGCGCACCCACGCCGACCGCATCCTGCAGTCGGCACGCGCCGAAGCGGAAGCCGATGGTGTCCAGGTCGACAGCATTGCCGTGACCCATGACGAGCCGCACAAGGCCATCATCGAGGTCGCGCTGAAGCGCAACGCCGACGTGATCTTCATGGCGTCGCACAGCCGACGTGGTCTGGCCAACCTGCTGCTGGGCAGCGTGACGCAGAAGGTGCTGTCGAATTCGAAGATTCCGGTGCTGGTCTATCGCTGA